Proteins encoded in a region of the Thermodesulfobacteriota bacterium genome:
- a CDS encoding phosphomannomutase/phosphoglucomutase: MVDIVQRIFKAYDIRGIYPEEINEETVYRIAQAYVEFVKPKEVVLGKDVRLSSPSLWRAAAQGINDIGVDVIDIGTISTDMLYFSVATYGFDGGITISASHNPAQYNGMKVVREEAIPISSDTGLQDILGIVLKSKKTSAKKKGQIIAKDIMEDYMVHVRSFIDVDKVKPLKIVANANFGLAGEVAKKLTGDMPLDIIGVNFTPDGSFPKGRPDPLIPENRHETISRIKETGADFGVAWDADADRCFFFDETGEFIQGYFITALLAKTFLKRHPGGKIIFDPRLTWANIDTVIENGGIPIINKCGHAFFKDRMRREDAVFAGETSAHYYFRDNYYADNGMIPFMVMLEILSASGKTLSELVAPLKNRYFVSGEINREARNTQRILEIIEKKYREAIVEHIDGLSIEYPDWRFNLRSSNTEPLLRLNLEAKAKEIMEEKQDEIIKLIDQIENDFN; this comes from the coding sequence ATGGTTGATATTGTTCAGCGAATCTTCAAGGCATATGACATTCGAGGGATATATCCCGAAGAGATCAATGAAGAAACAGTCTACAGAATCGCTCAGGCATATGTGGAGTTCGTGAAACCTAAAGAGGTAGTCCTGGGAAAGGATGTCCGGCTTTCATCTCCATCTCTATGGCGAGCTGCTGCCCAGGGAATAAACGATATCGGGGTTGACGTGATTGACATCGGCACCATCTCCACTGACATGCTTTACTTTTCTGTAGCAACATATGGATTTGACGGAGGAATTACCATTTCGGCTTCTCATAACCCGGCGCAGTACAATGGAATGAAGGTGGTGAGAGAAGAAGCCATCCCTATCTCTTCTGATACAGGTCTTCAGGATATTCTGGGGATTGTCCTTAAATCTAAAAAGACATCTGCAAAGAAAAAAGGTCAGATAATTGCAAAAGACATTATGGAAGACTATATGGTCCATGTCCGCTCATTTATTGACGTTGATAAGGTTAAACCGCTAAAGATTGTAGCCAATGCTAACTTTGGTCTAGCTGGAGAGGTCGCTAAGAAATTAACCGGTGATATGCCACTGGATATAATCGGGGTCAATTTTACTCCTGATGGAAGCTTCCCCAAAGGGCGTCCTGATCCTCTTATACCGGAGAATCGTCACGAAACTATAAGCAGAATAAAAGAAACAGGGGCCGATTTTGGTGTTGCCTGGGATGCTGATGCTGACCGTTGTTTTTTCTTCGATGAGACAGGGGAATTTATTCAGGGATACTTTATTACTGCCCTTTTGGCCAAAACCTTCTTAAAGAGACACCCGGGAGGTAAGATAATCTTCGATCCAAGGCTTACCTGGGCCAATATTGATACAGTCATAGAAAACGGTGGCATCCCGATAATCAACAAGTGCGGTCATGCTTTTTTTAAGGACAGAATGAGGCGCGAGGATGCGGTATTCGCAGGTGAGACGAGTGCCCATTATTACTTTCGAGACAACTACTATGCTGATAATGGGATGATACCATTTATGGTAATGTTGGAAATCCTCTCTGCCTCTGGAAAGACACTATCAGAACTGGTAGCTCCTCTGAAAAACAGGTACTTTGTCTCTGGGGAGATAAATAGAGAGGCCAGAAATACACAAAGGATATTGGAAATTATAGAGAAAAAATATAGAGAGGCTATAGTAGAGCACATAGATGGACTCTCCATTGAATATCCTGATTGGAGGTTCAACTTGAGGTCATCTAATACCGAACCTTTATTGCGTTTAAATCTAGAAGCCAAAGCTAAGGAAATTATGGAAGAAAAACAAGACGAAATAATAAAATTGATAGATCAAATAGAAAACGATTTTAATTGA
- a CDS encoding STAS domain-containing protein, producing the protein MLTQRYINDILIIDANGDVGIEEMEEIKNVISSLMDKDKHKVVLSLKNTKHINYLTINILVERLQRLRQYHGDLKLVGVSDYLRNIFKVADADKEFNSYDFVENAVKSFGEEE; encoded by the coding sequence GTGTTAACCCAAAGATATATAAATGACATTTTGATCATCGATGCTAATGGAGATGTTGGCATTGAAGAGATGGAGGAAATAAAGAATGTTATTTCATCTCTTATGGATAAGGATAAGCACAAGGTTGTACTTAGTTTAAAAAATACCAAACATATCAATTACTTGACTATCAACATTCTTGTAGAAAGACTCCAAAGATTAAGACAGTATCACGGTGATTTAAAATTAGTTGGAGTGAGTGATTATCTGAGGAATATTTTCAAGGTAGCAGATGCTGATAAAGAATTTAATAGTTATGATTTCGTAGAGAATGCGGTAAAGAGCTTTGGGGAAGAGGAGTAA
- the mraZ gene encoding division/cell wall cluster transcriptional repressor MraZ has protein sequence MVSIGTGGCVVVFRGRYEHTIDSKGRVSLPVKFREVLNERYDDRLVITNFDGCLVAYPFDEWRLLEDKVSSMSIVKKDVKSFQRFFISGATECTIDKQGRILLPPTLRAYAKLEKDIVFAGMTKKIEIWSKEKWEQEIAKAKENFDEISDALGELGL, from the coding sequence ATGGTAAGTATAGGCACAGGGGGGTGTGTTGTCGTGTTTCGTGGTAGATACGAGCATACTATAGATTCAAAAGGCAGGGTGAGTCTTCCGGTAAAATTTAGGGAAGTCCTAAACGAGAGATACGATGATAGGTTGGTTATTACCAACTTTGATGGCTGTCTAGTCGCCTATCCTTTTGATGAATGGCGACTTTTAGAAGATAAGGTTAGTTCTATGTCAATAGTAAAAAAGGATGTTAAATCCTTTCAACGCTTCTTTATCTCTGGAGCAACAGAATGTACCATAGATAAACAGGGAAGGATACTCCTGCCCCCCACTTTAAGGGCGTATGCTAAATTGGAGAAAGATATTGTCTTTGCAGGGATGACAAAGAAGATCGAAATCTGGAGTAAGGAAAAATGGGAACAGGAGATTGCTAAGGCTAAAGAAAATTTTGATGAGATAAGTGATGCCTTGGGGGAATTGGGTTTATAG
- a CDS encoding UDP-N-acetylmuramoyl-L-alanyl-D-glutamate--2,6-diaminopimelate ligase, whose protein sequence is MKLNDLIGVIEDKEVIGERSLEVAGVSYNSKRIAKNFLFVAIKGTKFDGHNFVKEAIDKGARAVVVEQMQEGIKDAIIILVPDSRVALARIAARFYGDPSSKLTLIGITGTNGKTTTSYLVGSIFKEAGFKTGIMGTINYCYGGKSIPASMTTPESLDLQRMLAEMVEDGVTHVVMEVSSHALDLRRVESLNFDAGVFTNFTQDHLDYHRTMEHYFSSKAKLFDHLLLESNKKKGSCAVINADDPFGENLALNTIPNIIKYGVKNRFQVFPEHVKLTLEGTSVRINTPEGSLNVKSPLVGEFNLYNILAATSVAISQSISFPDIEKGIESLDKVPGRFEFIENGEGVNIIVDYAHTSDALERTLATIKSLSKGKIITVFGCGGDRDRLKRPLMGAVSGKYSDLSIITSDNPRTENPNSIIRGIEEGIKRLGIRKYCVDDLTVNSYKKGYVTVVDRLQAIRLAIDIAKYQDTVLIAGKGHEDYQIVGNKRIPFDDRQEVRNAISEKGKVRSL, encoded by the coding sequence ATGAAACTGAATGATCTGATAGGGGTTATAGAGGATAAAGAGGTCATAGGAGAGAGATCACTGGAGGTGGCTGGTGTCTCCTATAATTCTAAAAGGATAGCCAAAAACTTTTTGTTTGTAGCTATAAAGGGAACCAAGTTCGATGGTCATAACTTTGTTAAGGAGGCAATTGATAAAGGTGCCAGGGCGGTTGTAGTTGAGCAGATGCAGGAGGGTATAAAGGATGCCATAATTATTCTAGTCCCGGATTCTCGGGTGGCGCTGGCACGGATTGCCGCACGGTTTTATGGAGATCCATCTTCAAAACTAACTCTGATCGGCATTACTGGCACCAACGGGAAGACGACTACTTCCTATCTTGTTGGATCAATATTCAAAGAGGCAGGTTTTAAAACAGGGATCATGGGGACAATAAATTACTGTTACGGAGGTAAGTCAATTCCCGCATCAATGACTACACCGGAATCCCTTGATCTCCAAAGGATGTTAGCTGAAATGGTGGAAGATGGGGTTACCCATGTTGTTATGGAGGTATCTTCCCATGCATTGGATTTAAGACGGGTAGAATCCCTCAACTTTGATGCAGGTGTGTTTACCAACTTTACTCAAGACCATTTGGATTATCATCGAACCATGGAGCATTACTTTAGCAGCAAGGCTAAACTATTCGACCATCTTCTGCTTGAGAGTAACAAAAAAAAGGGTTCTTGTGCCGTAATAAATGCGGATGATCCCTTTGGTGAAAATCTTGCTTTAAACACCATACCAAATATCATTAAATACGGAGTTAAAAACAGATTTCAGGTTTTCCCTGAGCATGTTAAGCTCACTTTAGAGGGGACAAGTGTCAGGATAAACACCCCCGAGGGCAGTTTAAATGTTAAGTCTCCCCTTGTTGGAGAATTCAATCTCTATAACATCCTGGCTGCTACAAGTGTGGCGATAAGCCAGAGTATCTCATTCCCGGATATAGAAAAGGGCATAGAAAGTCTGGATAAAGTCCCGGGCAGATTCGAGTTCATAGAAAACGGAGAAGGTGTTAACATCATAGTTGATTATGCCCATACCAGTGACGCATTGGAAAGGACTCTGGCAACTATAAAAAGCCTTTCCAAAGGAAAGATAATCACGGTGTTTGGGTGCGGGGGAGATCGTGACAGGTTAAAGAGGCCTCTTATGGGGGCAGTGTCGGGCAAATACAGCGACCTGTCCATAATAACATCGGATAACCCCAGAACAGAAAATCCCAATAGTATAATCAGGGGAATCGAAGAAGGAATTAAAAGATTGGGTATAAGAAAGTATTGTGTGGATGATTTGACAGTAAATTCCTATAAAAAAGGGTATGTAACCGTTGTAGACCGTCTCCAGGCAATAAGGCTCGCTATTGATATAGCAAAATATCAAGATACGGTTTTAATTGCTGGTAAAGGGCATGAGGACTATCAGATTGTGGGAAACAAAAGAATACCTTTTGATGATCGGCAGGAAGTCAGGAATGCAATATCTGAAAAGGGGAAGGTGAGGTCCCTATAA
- the ftsL gene encoding cell division protein FtsL: MQGTIAERLIFNKFDKSISKKLSPNGRINTKDSSTIGMSLIVAAVLIFSSLFYVWPHVQVVNLGYEISQAKKEKNELLQMNKKLKLEIATLTSPYHVEDIAKKELRLTSPKPDQLVIIR; this comes from the coding sequence ATGCAAGGCACAATTGCAGAAAGGCTTATCTTCAACAAATTCGACAAGAGTATTTCAAAGAAACTGTCTCCAAATGGGCGCATAAATACAAAGGATTCAAGTACGATTGGAATGTCTCTGATTGTTGCTGCTGTCTTGATTTTTTCTTCTCTATTTTATGTATGGCCCCATGTCCAGGTTGTCAACCTGGGCTATGAAATCAGTCAGGCAAAAAAAGAGAAAAACGAACTACTCCAAATGAATAAGAAATTGAAATTAGAGATAGCTACTCTGACATCGCCATACCATGTTGAAGATATAGCAAAGAAAGAGCTAAGACTGACATCTCCTAAACCAGACCAATTGGTTATAATAAGATGA
- a CDS encoding queuosine precursor transporter, translating into MVVIFMWIILVSALTLMGSWYAKRCNKPDFLIVLFAVFTIFSNLAASKIATFHLGFADFFAPAVVLIFSVTFLLTDIVNEKFGRRETHRMIFITFFAHVAVAIFSWLILSLPAAPFWTDQKALSSIIGLVPRIILASWIAFLVSENLDAYIYDLFKRVTRGKHLWMRNALSSLPSMIVDSMLFVTIAFWGIQPVKPIITGLIVIKWLVGLVDIPFMYLNRFILYKR; encoded by the coding sequence ATGGTAGTAATATTTATGTGGATTATTCTGGTTAGCGCTTTAACCTTGATGGGTTCCTGGTATGCGAAAAGGTGCAATAAGCCGGATTTCCTAATAGTGCTGTTTGCTGTTTTTACAATATTTAGTAATTTAGCTGCTTCAAAGATTGCAACATTTCATTTGGGCTTTGCAGATTTCTTTGCACCTGCAGTAGTGCTTATTTTTTCAGTAACCTTCCTTCTGACCGACATTGTTAACGAAAAATTTGGAAGAAGGGAAACGCATCGAATGATATTTATCACGTTCTTTGCCCACGTTGCTGTCGCTATCTTTTCATGGTTAATACTCTCCCTGCCTGCAGCACCTTTCTGGACAGATCAAAAGGCATTGTCTTCGATTATTGGTTTGGTTCCAAGAATAATTTTGGCATCATGGATCGCTTTTTTGGTTAGTGAAAACCTTGATGCTTATATTTATGATTTGTTTAAGCGAGTCACGAGAGGGAAACATCTATGGATGAGAAATGCACTCAGTTCATTGCCATCAATGATCGTTGACTCTATGTTATTTGTGACCATTGCTTTCTGGGGGATTCAACCAGTCAAACCAATAATCACAGGTCTTATTGTAATAAAATGGCTTGTGGGGCTTGTTGATATTCCCTTCATGTACCTGAACAGATTTATTCTATATAAAAGATAA
- the mraY gene encoding phospho-N-acetylmuramoyl-pentapeptide-transferase, which yields MLFHLLYPLHTTYAFLNVFKYITFRTIYATLTALIISFFLMPWFIRKVSSLKIGQQIREDGPASHIQKHGTPTMGGALILFALTVSILLWGNLTNSYLWMVILSTLGFGIIGVIDDYKKLAKRNSTGLRAKYKMGGQILIGLLIGLFLYLSPNFSTSISVPFFKGIHPDLGMFYILFVIFVVVGTSNAVNLTDGLDGLAIGPVMIASATYLLFSYFSGHIKIANYLQIPYVAGTGELTVFCGAMLGAGMGFLWYNTYPAQIFMGDVGSLSLGGALGTVAVITKQEMLLVIAGGLFVIEALSVIFQVGSYKLRRKRIFRMAPLHHHFELKGWAEPKVIVRFWIIAIILALVAISTLKIR from the coding sequence ATGCTTTTTCATTTACTTTATCCACTTCATACTACATATGCCTTCCTGAATGTCTTCAAATACATTACCTTCAGAACTATCTATGCAACCTTGACAGCCCTTATAATCAGTTTCTTTTTGATGCCCTGGTTTATCAGGAAAGTCAGCTCGCTCAAGATTGGTCAGCAGATTCGTGAAGACGGCCCTGCCTCTCATATTCAGAAACATGGTACCCCCACTATGGGGGGAGCACTGATACTTTTTGCTCTGACTGTATCTATTTTACTATGGGGGAACCTGACAAATTCCTATCTTTGGATGGTCATACTCAGCACTCTGGGATTTGGGATTATTGGGGTAATCGACGATTATAAAAAACTGGCAAAGAGGAATTCTACCGGGTTAAGGGCTAAGTACAAGATGGGGGGACAGATACTAATTGGTTTGCTTATAGGGTTGTTTCTTTACTTGTCTCCTAACTTCAGTACATCTATTAGTGTTCCGTTTTTCAAAGGTATACATCCCGACTTAGGCATGTTTTACATTCTCTTCGTCATTTTTGTTGTGGTTGGTACTTCAAATGCAGTTAACCTGACAGATGGATTGGATGGGTTAGCCATAGGTCCTGTGATGATTGCAAGTGCCACTTACCTTCTATTTTCTTACTTTTCAGGTCACATTAAAATCGCCAATTATTTACAGATACCCTATGTAGCTGGCACTGGAGAGTTAACAGTCTTTTGTGGCGCAATGCTGGGTGCAGGTATGGGATTCCTCTGGTATAACACCTATCCGGCACAGATATTTATGGGAGATGTTGGCTCCCTTTCGTTAGGTGGGGCGTTGGGAACAGTAGCAGTAATTACTAAACAGGAGATGCTCCTTGTTATTGCTGGGGGGCTGTTTGTAATTGAGGCCCTTTCTGTAATATTTCAGGTTGGATCGTACAAGTTGAGAAGGAAACGTATATTTCGCATGGCACCTCTCCATCATCATTTTGAGCTAAAAGGTTGGGCAGAACCAAAGGTTATCGTAAGGTTTTGGATTATAGCAATCATACTTGCCCTTGTTGCAATAAGTACGTTGAAGATTAGGTAG
- the murF gene encoding UDP-N-acetylmuramoyl-tripeptide--D-alanyl-D-alanine ligase, protein MSEPDYKFSAADILKITGGRLIHGSLFASFKNISTDSRTIKPEDLFIALNGEHFDGHNFIPDVCEKGANGAIVKRGFLVEKGWNGEETIIEVDDTLRALGDIAHYWRMKHPIPIVGITGSNGKTTTKEMIGSILGIPFKVLKTEGNFNNLIGLPLTLLRLSGKDEIAVLEMGTNARYEIKRLSEISVPDVAVITNIGQAHLQGLLSVEEVREEKGELFNILKEDSFAIINQDDPMVLKLAAECKCRKIGFSVIKDANLIARDLSISDSGKVSFRLAVEDKDTIINLPLYGVFNVYNALAAAGVAQALGVGLEIIKEGLERFKPLPGRMEIMELDGYTIINDTYNANPNSMAQALKTLTGFKRTGRTIAVLGDMLELGEFTESAHIQIGNMVSELGIDYLFTLGKDSVNIALAASEGGMNEKNIYVEKEHQDITAKLRTIITKGDCILVKGSRSMKMELIVKKLTTREE, encoded by the coding sequence ATGTCTGAGCCTGATTACAAATTCTCAGCTGCCGATATTTTAAAGATCACTGGGGGGAGACTCATCCACGGCTCTCTTTTTGCCTCCTTCAAAAATATCTCTACTGATTCCCGAACCATCAAACCAGAAGATCTCTTTATAGCCCTAAATGGTGAGCACTTTGACGGACACAATTTTATTCCCGATGTCTGTGAGAAGGGTGCCAATGGCGCAATAGTAAAGAGAGGCTTTTTAGTAGAAAAGGGATGGAATGGCGAAGAAACTATTATAGAAGTTGACGACACTTTAAGGGCACTGGGTGATATTGCCCATTATTGGAGGATGAAACACCCTATTCCGATTGTGGGTATTACCGGCAGCAACGGAAAGACTACCACCAAAGAGATGATCGGCAGTATACTGGGAATCCCCTTTAAGGTGTTAAAAACAGAGGGGAACTTCAACAATCTGATAGGTCTCCCCCTGACCCTGTTGAGACTCAGCGGGAAAGATGAGATAGCGGTTCTGGAAATGGGTACAAACGCCAGGTACGAGATAAAAAGGTTGTCTGAGATTTCTGTGCCAGATGTGGCTGTTATAACCAATATCGGGCAGGCGCATCTTCAGGGACTTCTGAGTGTGGAAGAGGTGAGAGAAGAAAAAGGGGAACTCTTTAATATTTTGAAAGAAGACAGCTTTGCCATAATCAATCAGGATGATCCCATGGTTCTTAAACTGGCTGCTGAATGTAAATGCAGAAAGATTGGTTTTAGTGTGATTAAAGATGCTAACCTTATAGCAAGGGATTTATCAATATCCGATTCGGGTAAAGTTAGCTTTCGGCTCGCTGTTGAGGATAAAGATACTATTATCAATCTGCCGCTCTATGGGGTTTTCAATGTCTATAATGCATTGGCAGCAGCCGGGGTTGCTCAGGCTCTGGGTGTGGGATTGGAGATTATTAAAGAAGGATTGGAGAGATTTAAACCTCTGCCTGGTCGTATGGAGATTATGGAATTAGATGGGTATACGATAATAAACGATACTTACAATGCAAACCCAAACTCTATGGCCCAAGCCCTCAAAACCCTGACAGGGTTTAAGAGAACGGGAAGAACAATAGCAGTTTTGGGAGACATGTTGGAGTTAGGCGAATTTACTGAATCTGCTCATATTCAAATCGGAAATATGGTTTCGGAGTTAGGGATTGATTACCTCTTTACATTGGGTAAGGATTCCGTAAATATTGCCCTGGCCGCCTCTGAGGGGGGAATGAATGAAAAAAACATTTATGTAGAAAAGGAACATCAGGATATTACAGCAAAACTAAGAACCATAATCACTAAAGGAGATTGCATTTTAGTGAAAGGTTCGAGAAGTATGAAGATGGAATTGATTGTAAAAAAGCTTACCACAAGGGAAGAGTAA
- a CDS encoding penicillin-binding transpeptidase domain-containing protein, with the protein MTTVAISVKAYQLQIVKNQRLSQLAERQYRKVISVVPKRGVIYDRNREEIAISIDVDSIYAEPVKITDPYKTAKELSPILKVSEKELERKLTVKKPFTWVSRRVSPDQSIKVKNLSLSGIDFIKEARRFYPNRETAGNIIGFAGLDSRGLEGLELQYNDYLKGETTSSVVERDALGRVILSHGLKQGNEEAGNDLVLTIDKTIQYIAEKELKEAVARARAKSGVIVAMNPKTGEMLAIAIEPQFNPNIFGKYPPSFWRNRAVTDCFEPGSTFKVFLASAALEKGIVSPKDTFFCENGSYNVARRTIHDTHSYGWLSLQDIIKFSSNIGAGKIGERLGRETLYEYIRKFGFGEKTGIDLPGETSGQVRPTNEWSQIAVNTISFGQGVSVSAIQLIRGLSAIANKGDLMKPYIVKQIVSPEGKIIKEFSPQVVRRVISEKTARDVTSIMKTTVLQGGTGTKASMDGYEVAGKTGTAQKPNPSLGGYFNDKYIALFMGFTPADDPNVAILVLIDEPRGLFYGGDVAAPVFKKVAEETLHYMGVLPSKVVAQDNHTPSEVLSKLKKSDGLKKDAAIKEEGTVKSSTESVRDKSEKFVMPDFTGMSIRQILRVIHDSKIDIRIIGSGRAVEQSLKPGSIVNDGEKCWVKFQQPSS; encoded by the coding sequence ATGACAACTGTTGCAATCTCAGTCAAGGCTTATCAACTCCAGATAGTGAAAAATCAAAGGCTTAGTCAGCTGGCTGAAAGACAGTATCGGAAGGTTATATCTGTAGTCCCCAAAAGAGGGGTCATATATGATCGAAATAGAGAAGAAATTGCAATAAGTATCGATGTAGATTCTATCTACGCTGAACCTGTAAAGATAACAGACCCATATAAAACTGCAAAAGAATTGTCACCAATTCTCAAAGTGAGCGAAAAAGAACTGGAAAGAAAATTAACTGTTAAAAAACCCTTTACCTGGGTTAGTAGAAGGGTATCTCCAGACCAATCAATAAAGGTGAAGAACCTGAGCCTTAGTGGTATCGATTTCATTAAAGAAGCCAGAAGATTTTATCCGAATCGTGAAACAGCCGGAAATATTATCGGATTTGCTGGATTGGATTCCAGGGGATTGGAAGGTCTGGAACTTCAATATAACGATTATCTTAAAGGAGAGACCACATCCTCAGTTGTAGAAAGGGATGCTCTGGGAAGAGTAATATTGAGCCACGGTCTGAAACAAGGGAATGAAGAAGCGGGTAATGATTTAGTACTTACTATAGACAAAACTATTCAGTACATAGCCGAAAAAGAACTAAAAGAGGCAGTTGCCAGAGCCAGAGCTAAGAGCGGGGTTATTGTTGCGATGAATCCTAAAACTGGCGAGATGCTGGCTATTGCTATTGAACCTCAGTTTAATCCAAACATCTTCGGGAAGTATCCCCCCTCTTTTTGGAGAAATAGAGCGGTTACTGACTGCTTTGAACCTGGTTCAACCTTTAAGGTTTTTTTAGCATCAGCGGCATTAGAAAAAGGTATTGTGTCCCCAAAAGACACCTTCTTTTGTGAAAATGGTTCATACAATGTGGCTAGAAGAACTATTCATGATACTCATTCCTATGGTTGGTTGAGCTTGCAGGACATAATAAAATTTTCCAGTAACATAGGTGCAGGCAAGATAGGGGAAAGACTTGGAAGGGAAACATTATATGAATACATAAGGAAATTTGGTTTTGGAGAAAAAACAGGTATAGATTTGCCAGGGGAAACTTCGGGACAGGTTCGTCCGACCAATGAGTGGTCCCAGATTGCCGTTAATACAATTTCTTTCGGGCAGGGGGTCTCAGTTTCTGCCATTCAATTAATCAGGGGGTTGTCTGCGATTGCTAACAAAGGGGATTTAATGAAACCATACATAGTGAAACAGATTGTTTCTCCCGAAGGTAAAATTATTAAAGAGTTCAGCCCGCAGGTAGTAAGGAGGGTCATTTCCGAAAAAACAGCCAGAGATGTTACATCTATCATGAAAACTACAGTGCTCCAGGGCGGAACAGGTACCAAGGCATCTATGGACGGATATGAGGTCGCTGGCAAGACTGGAACAGCCCAGAAGCCCAATCCATCTTTAGGTGGTTATTTTAACGATAAGTATATAGCACTGTTTATGGGATTCACCCCTGCTGATGATCCTAATGTAGCAATATTGGTGTTGATTGACGAGCCCAGAGGGCTTTTTTATGGGGGTGATGTTGCTGCGCCAGTGTTTAAGAAAGTTGCGGAAGAAACTCTGCATTACATGGGGGTACTTCCTAGCAAGGTTGTTGCCCAGGATAATCATACCCCTTCTGAAGTATTAAGTAAACTCAAGAAATCTGATGGCTTAAAAAAGGATGCAGCCATTAAAGAGGAAGGAACGGTTAAATCCAGTACTGAATCAGTGCGGGATAAATCTGAAAAGTTTGTTATGCCTGATTTTACCGGGATGAGTATTAGACAGATACTTAGAGTAATACACGATTCTAAAATAGATATCAGAATCATAGGAAGTGGCAGGGCAGTTGAACAGAGTTTAAAGCCAGGAAGCATAGTCAATGATGGGGAAAAGTGTTGGGTTAAATTCCAGCAGCCATCGTCGTAG
- the rsmH gene encoding 16S rRNA (cytosine(1402)-N(4))-methyltransferase RsmH yields MGKRSKIEHLPVMVKEVVRYLNCQQDGIYIDGTLGSGGHSLEILKCSSPNGRLIGIDWDEDAITVAKNRLNHFQGRVTIIYDNFKNIGSIVKNLKVNEVDGILLDLGVSSIQLENEERGFSFKLEGPIDMRMDKSSILKAFDLVNFLSTPELERMLWNYGEERFGKRIARSIADYRKHKPISTTVELADIVSAAIPSGFRPKRIHPATKTFQAIRIALNDELRNLETAIQVGVDLLKKGSKFCVISFHSLEDRVVKQSFKALEKRCICPPDMPECNCQKESKVKVLTRKPILPSEDEVRKNPRSRSAKLRVAERV; encoded by the coding sequence TTGGGGAAGAGGAGTAAGATTGAACATCTTCCAGTAATGGTAAAAGAAGTAGTCAGATACCTGAACTGCCAGCAGGACGGGATTTATATAGATGGGACATTGGGCAGTGGAGGCCATTCATTAGAGATATTAAAGTGCAGTTCACCAAATGGCAGATTGATTGGAATAGATTGGGATGAAGATGCAATTACAGTTGCCAAAAACAGATTAAATCATTTTCAGGGTCGGGTAACGATAATCTATGATAATTTTAAGAACATTGGAAGCATTGTAAAAAATCTAAAAGTAAATGAGGTTGATGGGATATTACTTGATTTAGGGGTATCTTCAATTCAACTGGAGAATGAAGAGAGGGGTTTTAGCTTTAAACTTGAAGGCCCAATCGATATGCGCATGGACAAAAGCTCCATACTCAAGGCATTTGATTTGGTCAATTTCCTTTCCACACCTGAACTTGAACGGATGTTGTGGAACTATGGTGAAGAACGTTTTGGGAAAAGGATTGCGCGATCTATTGCAGATTACAGAAAACACAAACCGATATCTACAACCGTAGAATTGGCAGATATTGTTAGCGCTGCAATTCCATCCGGATTTCGTCCAAAAAGAATCCATCCGGCTACTAAGACCTTCCAGGCTATTAGGATTGCTCTCAATGATGAATTGAGAAACCTTGAAACTGCTATTCAGGTAGGTGTTGATCTCCTAAAAAAAGGGAGTAAGTTTTGTGTCATATCCTTTCACTCCCTTGAGGATAGGGTCGTCAAACAGTCCTTTAAAGCACTAGAGAAAAGATGCATCTGTCCCCCTGATATGCCGGAATGTAATTGTCAAAAGGAGAGTAAGGTCAAAGTATTGACAAGAAAGCCAATCCTTCCATCGGAGGATGAGGTAAGGAAAAACCCCAGGTCTAGAAGTGCAAAGTTAAGGGTTGCTGAAAGGGTATAA